From Calditrichia bacterium, the proteins below share one genomic window:
- a CDS encoding V-type ATP synthase subunit K (produces ATP from ADP in the presence of a proton gradient across the membrane; the K subunit is a nonenzymatic component which binds the dimeric form by interacting with the G and E subunits) yields the protein MIEGLGDMSLSLAFAAIGSAFGTGFAGMAAVGAWKKAFSQNKAAPFILVAFVGAPLSQTIYGMILRNAIQAANLPPESYPYQMVLGMAAGLAMGASAYMQGKAGAKAADALAETGKGFGNYIMVLGVIETVALFVMVFTMTALP from the coding sequence ATGATAGAAGGTTTAGGCGATATGAGCCTGTCGCTGGCATTTGCCGCGATTGGTTCCGCTTTCGGAACCGGATTTGCTGGAATGGCTGCGGTTGGCGCGTGGAAAAAAGCATTTTCGCAAAACAAGGCTGCACCTTTTATTCTGGTTGCGTTTGTGGGCGCACCGCTTTCTCAAACGATTTACGGAATGATTTTACGCAACGCGATTCAGGCTGCGAACTTGCCGCCGGAAAGCTATCCCTACCAAATGGTGTTGGGAATGGCAGCCGGATTGGCAATGGGCGCATCTGCTTACATGCAGGGCAAAGCCGGCGCAAAAGCGGCCGATGCACTGGCGGAAACCGGTAAAGGCTTTGGTAACTACATTATGGTTTTGGGTGTGATCGAAACAGTGGCACTGTTTGTAATGGTGTTCACGATGACAGCCTTGCCGTAA
- a CDS encoding V-type ATP synthase subunit D: MAKIKYTKNELKKQKDDLKRFQRYLPTLELKKRQLLQEIQRVQSEMDEVTRAIEQTDGQVRQWAAVFGEPVEWESLFEIEQVITDHSNIAGVAIPVFRDVRCRISDYDLETTPLWVDSAIDVLKSQVSRRAEHRVLAEQTNILREELRVTIQRIKLFEEVKIPQARENIRVIQIFLGDQMTAEVVRGKIAKAKIVQKKQAAEAK, from the coding sequence ATGGCAAAAATCAAATACACCAAAAACGAGCTCAAAAAGCAAAAAGACGACCTGAAGCGTTTTCAGCGCTATTTGCCGACGCTGGAGCTGAAAAAGCGCCAATTGCTGCAGGAAATCCAGCGGGTGCAAAGCGAGATGGACGAGGTTACCCGCGCGATCGAGCAAACCGACGGGCAGGTTCGTCAGTGGGCAGCCGTTTTCGGCGAACCGGTTGAATGGGAATCGCTGTTTGAAATTGAGCAAGTGATCACCGACCATAGCAACATCGCCGGTGTAGCGATCCCGGTTTTCCGCGATGTGCGCTGCCGCATCAGCGATTACGATCTGGAAACCACGCCATTGTGGGTAGATAGCGCCATCGACGTGCTAAAATCGCAAGTTTCCCGACGGGCGGAACACCGGGTTTTGGCGGAGCAGACCAACATTCTGCGCGAAGAATTGCGCGTGACCATCCAGCGTATCAAATTATTTGAGGAAGTGAAAATCCCGCAGGCGCGGGAAAATATCCGGGTTATCCAGATTTTTTTGGGCGACCAGATGACCGCCGAAGTGGTTCGCGGAAAAATCGCTAAAGCCAAAATTGTCCAGAAAAAACAGGCGGCGGAGGCAAAATGA
- a CDS encoding V-type ATP synthase subunit B, with translation MRKIYTKIDQVNGNVITVKAAGIAYEELAEISTAQGKSLAQVIKLEDDNVSLQVFAGGRGISVNDEVRFLGHPMQVTFSENLLGRIFDGAGNPRDGGPTLDESLIEVAGPSVNPVKRIIPKDLIRTNIPMIDVFNSLVKSQKLPIFSVSGEPYNELLARIALQAEVDLIILGGIKLKYDQYMGFRQSLENGGALYRSIFFVNTASDPVVEGLMVPDLCLAVAEKFALQGKDVLVLLTDMTNFADAMKEIAITMEQVPSNRGYPGDLYSQLAARYEKAVDFEGSGSITLLAVTTMPGDDVTHPVPDNTGYITEGQFYLRGGHIEPFGSLSRLKQLVNGKTRNDHRAIMDGMIRLYADYKTTEEKRAMGFRMSDWDKKLLSYGKQFEANMMDLSVNIPLEAALDRGWQILADCFDPDETGLRSDLIEEFWPKTAETAQTEE, from the coding sequence ATGCGAAAAATATATACCAAAATTGATCAGGTGAACGGAAACGTCATCACTGTAAAAGCGGCGGGTATTGCCTACGAAGAATTGGCTGAAATCAGCACGGCGCAGGGCAAATCGCTGGCGCAGGTGATCAAACTGGAAGACGATAATGTATCGCTGCAGGTGTTTGCCGGCGGACGCGGCATTTCTGTAAATGACGAAGTGCGCTTTCTCGGTCACCCGATGCAGGTGACGTTCTCCGAAAATCTGCTCGGGCGGATTTTTGACGGCGCGGGCAATCCCCGCGATGGCGGGCCGACACTCGACGAATCGCTGATCGAGGTTGCCGGACCGAGCGTGAATCCCGTAAAGCGCATTATTCCGAAAGATTTGATCCGCACCAACATTCCGATGATCGACGTTTTCAACTCGTTGGTGAAATCGCAAAAGCTCCCGATTTTCTCCGTTTCCGGCGAGCCGTATAACGAATTGCTGGCGCGAATCGCACTGCAGGCGGAAGTTGACCTGATCATTTTGGGCGGTATCAAGCTGAAATACGACCAGTATATGGGATTCCGGCAATCGCTGGAAAACGGCGGCGCGTTGTATCGCTCGATATTTTTTGTGAACACCGCTTCCGATCCGGTTGTGGAAGGATTGATGGTGCCGGATCTCTGCCTCGCCGTCGCGGAAAAGTTCGCGCTGCAGGGCAAAGATGTGCTGGTGCTGCTCACCGATATGACCAACTTCGCGGATGCGATGAAAGAAATCGCCATTACGATGGAACAGGTGCCATCCAATCGCGGCTATCCCGGCGATTTGTACAGCCAGCTCGCCGCGCGTTACGAAAAAGCGGTAGATTTCGAAGGCTCCGGCTCCATCACATTGCTGGCGGTAACCACCATGCCCGGCGATGACGTGACCCATCCGGTGCCGGACAATACCGGCTACATCACCGAGGGACAATTTTATTTGCGCGGCGGGCACATCGAGCCGTTCGGCTCCCTCAGCCGGCTCAAACAGTTGGTGAACGGCAAAACCCGGAACGATCACCGTGCGATAATGGACGGGATGATCCGGCTTTACGCCGATTACAAAACCACCGAAGAAAAACGCGCGATGGGCTTCCGCATGAGCGACTGGGATAAAAAATTGCTCAGCTACGGCAAACAGTTCGAAGCGAACATGATGGATTTGTCCGTGAATATTCCGCTGGAAGCGGCGCTGGATCGCGGCTGGCAAATTCTCGCCGATTGCTTTGATCCCGACGAAACCGGGCTGCGCTCCGATCTGATCGAAGAATTTTGGCCGAAAACAGCGGAAACCGCGCAAACGGAAGAATAA
- a CDS encoding V-type ATP synthase subunit A, with translation MIGNKGKITGINGNMITVAFNGAVMLNEVGYILLAEEKLKAEVVRISNGVANLQVFESTKGVRVGDEVEFSGQLLSVQLGPGLLGQIYDGLQNPLPVLAEEFGFFLPRGVDRPALDSQHKWEFTPTAKPGDTVRAGMPVGHVPEGIFQHNILVPFGFSGDFSVKSVAKAGKYSIDEVMATLEDDRGRSVDITMNFAWAVKIPIAAYREKFVPVEPLSTKVRIIDTLIPVAKGGTFCVPGPFGAGKTVLQHIISRYAEVDVVIVAACGERAGEVVELLREFPELTDPRTGRSLMERTIIICNTSSMPVAAREASVYTAAALGEYYRQMGLDVLLLADSTSRWAQAMRELSGRLEEIPGEEAFPAYLESRIAEFYERAGLVELPDGNIGSLTIGGTVSPAGGNFEEPVTQATLKVVGAFLGLSRDRANARRYPSIHPLESWSRYDSHIADQLIDDSREILRKSNDINQMMMVVGEEGTSLEDFETYLKGEFLDSVYLQQNAFDDVDAASSKERQTHVFNKLHQILTEEFSFDGKEDCRTFFNRLRQLFIDWNYKKFDSDEFGKQEKAIEELLASHLEENA, from the coding sequence ATGATTGGCAACAAGGGAAAAATTACCGGTATAAATGGCAACATGATAACGGTTGCATTCAACGGCGCAGTGATGTTGAATGAAGTAGGATATATTTTATTAGCAGAGGAAAAGCTGAAAGCGGAGGTCGTGCGGATCAGCAACGGCGTGGCAAATTTGCAGGTTTTCGAAAGCACCAAAGGCGTTCGCGTTGGTGACGAAGTTGAATTCTCCGGGCAACTGCTTTCTGTTCAACTGGGTCCGGGATTGCTCGGGCAAATTTATGACGGATTGCAGAATCCGTTGCCGGTTTTGGCGGAGGAATTCGGTTTTTTTCTGCCGCGCGGCGTCGATCGTCCGGCGCTGGATTCGCAGCACAAATGGGAATTCACGCCAACGGCAAAACCGGGCGATACCGTTCGCGCCGGAATGCCCGTCGGGCACGTACCGGAAGGTATTTTTCAACATAATATTTTGGTGCCGTTCGGGTTTTCCGGTGATTTTTCGGTGAAATCCGTTGCTAAAGCAGGAAAATACAGTATCGACGAGGTGATGGCAACGCTCGAAGATGACCGCGGCCGCAGCGTCGATATTACCATGAATTTCGCGTGGGCGGTGAAAATTCCCATCGCCGCATATCGCGAGAAATTTGTGCCGGTCGAACCGCTGAGCACCAAAGTGCGCATCATCGACACGCTGATTCCCGTGGCAAAAGGCGGCACATTTTGCGTGCCCGGACCGTTTGGCGCGGGGAAAACCGTGTTGCAGCACATCATCAGCCGTTATGCGGAAGTGGATGTGGTCATCGTCGCAGCCTGCGGCGAGCGTGCCGGCGAAGTAGTGGAACTGCTCCGCGAATTCCCGGAACTCACCGATCCGCGCACCGGTCGCTCACTGATGGAGCGAACGATAATCATTTGCAACACCAGCTCCATGCCGGTTGCCGCCCGCGAAGCGTCCGTTTACACGGCTGCGGCGCTCGGCGAATACTATCGCCAGATGGGGCTGGACGTGCTGCTGCTGGCCGATTCCACATCCCGCTGGGCGCAGGCGATGCGCGAACTTTCCGGACGATTGGAAGAAATTCCCGGCGAAGAAGCATTTCCCGCTTATCTGGAATCGCGGATTGCCGAATTTTACGAACGCGCCGGTCTGGTGGAATTGCCGGACGGCAACATCGGCAGCCTGACCATCGGCGGAACGGTAAGTCCCGCCGGCGGGAATTTTGAGGAACCGGTGACGCAGGCAACGCTAAAAGTGGTCGGTGCATTTCTCGGATTATCGCGCGATCGCGCAAATGCCCGGCGCTATCCCTCCATTCATCCGCTGGAAAGCTGGTCGCGATACGATAGCCATATTGCCGATCAACTAATCGACGATTCCCGCGAAATCCTCCGCAAAAGCAACGATATCAACCAGATGATGATGGTTGTCGGCGAGGAAGGCACATCGCTGGAAGATTTCGAAACCTACCTCAAAGGCGAATTTCTGGACAGCGTTTACCTCCAGCAAAATGCCTTCGACGATGTGGACGCGGCGTCTTCGAAAGAACGCCAAACCCATGTTTTTAATAAACTTCACCAAATTTTGACAGAAGAATTTTCATTCGACGGCAAAGAAGATTGCCGCACATTTTTCAACCGGTTGCGGCAGTTGTTCATCGACTGGAATTACAAAAAATTCGACAGTGATGAATTCGGCAAACAGGAAAAAGCGATCGAGGAGTTGCTGGCGTCGCATCTGGAAGAAAACGCCTGA
- a CDS encoding DUF2764 family protein, whose translation MDKYFYLVAQLPTLFFGEKPALRLTGFIAEAQKWVKGNDWQLLLSIAENGDASESSAAFRLFRAYEADLRQDIAHWRKARRANHDYKPAHLPATFLKEGNPLEIEQKLIRLQWDFLDSLESGHHFDIDFLVIYALKLKLLERLSLFDKEKGFETYQQRSQTNVEI comes from the coding sequence ATGGATAAATATTTTTATCTGGTTGCGCAATTGCCCACTCTTTTTTTTGGTGAAAAACCGGCGCTTCGGCTGACAGGTTTTATTGCTGAGGCGCAAAAATGGGTGAAAGGCAACGATTGGCAACTGCTGCTTTCCATCGCGGAAAATGGGGATGCGTCGGAATCTTCCGCAGCATTCCGCCTATTTCGGGCGTACGAAGCGGATTTGCGGCAAGATATCGCCCATTGGCGAAAAGCACGCCGCGCCAATCACGATTACAAACCGGCGCACCTCCCGGCAACTTTTCTGAAAGAAGGTAATCCGCTGGAAATCGAGCAAAAACTCATTCGATTGCAATGGGATTTTCTGGATTCGCTGGAAAGCGGGCATCATTTCGACATCGATTTTTTGGTGATTTACGCGCTGAAACTCAAATTGCTCGAACGGCTCAGTCTGTTCGACAAAGAAAAAGGCTTCGAAACTTACCAACAGCGCAGCCAAACGAACGTGGAAATTTAG
- a CDS encoding PLP-dependent aminotransferase family protein, with protein MKRDRLPLAKWTYQIPEGEIRRLLKYQVKYYFGGGLPGALPVEKLATIVRDIGEDLLREIGNGQTATANRLFNYAKSPGSDSLRKLLLKQLVKRQELAFDPESDFEKMLITAGAQQSIYGLLDATVNPGDYILSAGPSYLGFVTPAVKMGGKVVLCPSDENGLTVDGVERAIRAVKKQSGAAPKMLYVISDSDNPKGTTLPWNRRKALFDIAEKEGMLIVEDAAYKEIQFTRQRVKPIKSLDVDNRRVAYLCSTSKEAGVLRLGYSIFPDYIRPNVEKARGFYDLCSPTITQEIAERYYSLNIDEILTDVLTTYRKRCTTMTEAVGFYFPKGEQTHPTGGFFVWWEASHQPDFDAKLFNETIGIPNEVLFVPSRAFYPPEGWIVGADEKLHAVAPRNNGMRLSFSAVPPEKITEGIQLLGSLLKSHLNS; from the coding sequence ATGAAACGCGACAGACTGCCTTTGGCAAAATGGACCTACCAGATTCCCGAAGGGGAAATTCGCAGATTACTCAAATATCAGGTCAAGTATTACTTTGGCGGCGGGTTACCCGGAGCCCTTCCCGTAGAAAAATTAGCCACAATTGTCCGGGATATCGGTGAAGATTTGCTTCGGGAAATTGGTAACGGGCAAACTGCAACCGCCAACCGGCTGTTCAATTATGCTAAATCTCCGGGATCGGACAGCTTGCGCAAACTATTGTTAAAACAATTGGTTAAGCGTCAGGAGCTGGCATTCGATCCGGAGAGTGATTTCGAGAAAATGCTCATTACTGCCGGCGCACAGCAGAGCATTTACGGGCTTCTGGATGCCACGGTTAATCCCGGTGATTACATCCTCTCTGCCGGTCCTAGCTATTTGGGATTTGTGACGCCTGCAGTAAAAATGGGCGGAAAAGTGGTGCTTTGCCCCAGCGATGAAAACGGATTAACGGTCGATGGGGTTGAGCGGGCTATCCGTGCTGTCAAAAAACAAAGCGGTGCAGCACCCAAAATGCTGTATGTGATCTCAGACAGCGATAACCCGAAAGGCACAACCCTGCCGTGGAACCGGCGCAAAGCGTTGTTTGATATCGCGGAAAAAGAAGGCATGCTCATCGTTGAGGATGCAGCTTACAAAGAAATCCAGTTTACCCGCCAACGGGTGAAGCCGATCAAATCGCTGGATGTGGACAACCGGCGCGTTGCCTACCTTTGCTCCACCAGCAAAGAAGCCGGCGTCCTGCGGCTCGGTTACAGCATTTTTCCGGATTATATTCGCCCGAATGTGGAAAAAGCCCGCGGATTTTATGATTTGTGCTCACCCACAATCACCCAGGAAATTGCCGAGCGGTATTACAGCCTGAATATCGATGAAATTTTAACCGACGTGCTGACCACCTACCGCAAACGCTGCACAACAATGACAGAAGCCGTCGGATTTTATTTTCCGAAAGGTGAACAAACACACCCGACCGGCGGATTTTTTGTGTGGTGGGAAGCCAGCCATCAACCGGATTTCGATGCCAAATTGTTTAACGAAACCATTGGTATTCCCAATGAAGTTCTGTTTGTACCATCCCGGGCGTTTTATCCGCCGGAAGGCTGGATTGTCGGGGCTGACGAAAAACTCCACGCTGTTGCCCCGCGAAACAACGGAATGCGGCTATCTTTTTCTGCTGTACCGCCCGAAAAAATTACCGAGGGAATTCAGCTGTTGGGCAGTTTGTTAAAATCGCATCTCAATTCATAA
- a CDS encoding Crp/Fnr family transcriptional regulator codes for MNAPIGISDGQLLQYQRREYLFREGTQMQGIYILHAGKVKIMRRGKYSKPHIVRLKKAGDWLGLDDLKNIRYNASAIALEPVFASFISKDEMLRLLERNFNFSIDILRSMCEDIKCAEKRMHRLASKKARERVAEMLLELENLFGQDPESYLNVRLTLQELADFAGVTSETMSRLMNDFRRMHLIDRNDKRIRLLEPIQLQQIAGLL; via the coding sequence ATGAATGCACCAATCGGCATTTCAGATGGTCAATTGCTCCAATATCAACGTCGGGAATACCTGTTTCGTGAAGGCACTCAAATGCAGGGCATATATATACTGCATGCAGGTAAAGTAAAAATTATGCGACGGGGAAAATACAGCAAACCGCATATCGTGCGGCTCAAAAAAGCGGGTGACTGGCTGGGGCTGGACGATCTGAAAAATATCCGCTACAATGCCAGCGCTATTGCACTGGAACCGGTTTTTGCGTCATTTATCAGCAAAGATGAAATGTTAAGATTGTTGGAGCGCAATTTCAATTTTTCTATCGATATTTTGCGCAGCATGTGCGAAGACATCAAATGCGCTGAAAAACGAATGCACCGGCTTGCCAGCAAAAAAGCCCGGGAACGGGTGGCGGAAATGTTGCTGGAACTGGAAAATTTGTTCGGACAAGATCCGGAGTCCTACCTCAACGTGCGGCTGACGTTACAGGAATTAGCCGATTTTGCCGGCGTAACCAGCGAAACCATGTCCCGGTTGATGAATGATTTTCGGCGAATGCACCTGATTGACAGAAATGACAAACGCATCCGCTTGCTGGAACCGATTCAACTGCAACAAATTGCAGGATTATTGTAA
- a CDS encoding Crp/Fnr family transcriptional regulator, protein MRQRTVIPSCKDCNAQTCSIFNVLSCDEQDKISDNKGGNFYKRGQHIFFEGTRPSGVFCIHKGKVKIYKIDHTGNEQIVRLAKDGDILGYRSVVSNELYASFAAALEDSLICFIPRSVFLELLTSNGQLSMQMMIRLSKELKSAERRLAEMAQKPVRERLAEALLVLQDVFGVENDGETLDVRLKREDFAHLVGTTTETAIRFLSEFKHEGLIEVNGRSIKILQNRKLTQVANIYE, encoded by the coding sequence ATGAGGCAAAGAACGGTCATTCCCAGTTGCAAGGATTGTAATGCGCAAACATGCTCGATTTTCAACGTGCTCAGTTGCGATGAGCAGGATAAAATTTCCGACAACAAAGGCGGCAATTTCTACAAACGGGGCCAACATATTTTTTTCGAGGGGACACGACCGTCCGGCGTTTTTTGCATACACAAAGGCAAAGTAAAAATTTACAAAATTGACCACACCGGCAATGAACAAATCGTCCGGCTGGCGAAAGATGGCGATATTTTGGGTTATCGCTCGGTTGTCAGCAACGAATTGTATGCCTCATTTGCCGCCGCACTGGAAGATTCGCTAATCTGCTTTATTCCCCGCAGCGTTTTTCTGGAATTGTTAACCAGCAACGGTCAGCTTTCCATGCAGATGATGATCCGGCTATCCAAAGAACTAAAATCTGCCGAACGCCGGTTGGCGGAGATGGCTCAAAAACCGGTTCGCGAACGACTGGCAGAGGCGCTGCTGGTGCTGCAGGATGTTTTTGGCGTTGAAAATGATGGCGAAACACTCGATGTTCGGCTGAAACGTGAGGATTTTGCCCATCTTGTTGGCACAACCACCGAAACAGCGATCCGTTTTCTCTCTGAATTCAAACATGAAGGATTGATTGAAGTAAACGGGCGTTCCATTAAAATTTTGCAAAACCGAAAACTGACGCAGGTTGCCAACATTTACGAATAA
- a CDS encoding dihydroorotate dehydrogenase-like protein has translation MDLTTRYMGLTLKNPIVPSASPLSASLDMAKRLEDAGASAIVMYSLFEEQIMRHTQELDYYLTTYNESYAEANSYFPEPDKFFNYDADGYLEQLHLLKESLDIPVIASLNGVSVGGWMNQAKKIEEAGADGLELNIYYVPTDPTISGLEVERIYLDDLTHVKSTIDIPVAVKLNPYFSAIANMAMKLDQGGANALVLFNRFYQPDIDLEERNIVPNLKLSQSYDIRLPLRWIAILYGTINASLAASSGIHNAEDALKLIMAGADVTMLTSVIYKKGPEVIKIMLEEMQQWMDEHEIGSLKEMKGSMSYLSAAEPAALVRANYIKTLQSMK, from the coding sequence ATGGATCTCACAACAAGATATATGGGATTGACGCTAAAAAACCCCATTGTCCCATCTGCCTCGCCGCTTTCTGCAAGTCTGGATATGGCTAAAAGACTGGAAGATGCGGGCGCATCCGCAATCGTGATGTATTCCCTTTTTGAAGAACAAATTATGCGTCATACGCAGGAGTTGGATTATTATCTGACAACTTATAACGAAAGTTATGCAGAGGCGAACAGCTATTTTCCTGAACCGGACAAATTTTTTAATTACGACGCCGATGGCTATTTGGAGCAATTGCATTTACTTAAAGAGTCGCTGGATATTCCGGTAATTGCCAGCCTTAACGGCGTTTCTGTGGGTGGCTGGATGAATCAAGCCAAAAAAATTGAGGAAGCCGGTGCAGACGGTTTGGAGCTGAACATTTATTATGTGCCAACAGATCCGACAATTAGCGGGTTGGAGGTTGAACGCATTTATCTCGACGATTTGACGCATGTAAAAAGCACTATCGATATTCCGGTGGCGGTGAAACTGAACCCGTATTTCAGCGCAATTGCCAATATGGCGATGAAACTGGACCAGGGCGGGGCAAATGCGCTGGTGCTGTTTAATCGTTTTTATCAGCCGGATATCGATTTGGAAGAACGGAATATTGTGCCGAATCTCAAACTCAGCCAATCGTATGATATCCGGTTGCCGCTGCGTTGGATCGCAATTTTATATGGCACGATAAACGCAAGCCTCGCGGCAAGTTCGGGTATTCATAACGCAGAAGATGCCCTAAAACTAATCATGGCCGGCGCAGATGTAACAATGTTGACATCCGTGATCTATAAAAAAGGTCCGGAGGTTATCAAAATTATGTTGGAAGAAATGCAGCAGTGGATGGACGAGCACGAAATAGGCTCGTTAAAAGAGATGAAAGGTTCGATGAGCTATTTGTCTGCGGCTGAGCCGGCGGCATTGGTTCGGGCGAACTACATCAAAACATTGCAAAGCATGAAATAA
- a CDS encoding DUF4405 domain-containing protein — protein MQRKHINFVVDALGFALFTFLIGTGFLLRYALPPGSGGEAGSHGGERVVKVLWGLTRHEWGSIHFWISVGLMAAMALHLILHWRWIVAMVQGRAASGSGMRVAFGILGAAGIIFLAALPPLSDVQKLTFNELRDMRKAERESANPAVSSHKADPTHQQTISNKTQQHIADSQSIDTEVDVFTEIDGSATIVSIHQKYDVPIDYLIRKLGVNASDAEIQLGQLGKTNGFTMVQVQEFVRRYAAKSHH, from the coding sequence TTGCAACGAAAACACATCAACTTTGTGGTTGACGCGCTCGGATTTGCGCTGTTTACCTTTCTGATCGGAACAGGTTTTTTGTTGAGATACGCCCTGCCGCCCGGCAGCGGTGGCGAAGCCGGCAGCCACGGTGGCGAGCGTGTCGTGAAAGTGCTGTGGGGATTAACCCGGCATGAGTGGGGCAGTATTCATTTCTGGATATCTGTCGGGCTGATGGCTGCGATGGCGCTACATCTCATTTTGCACTGGCGCTGGATTGTCGCCATGGTTCAGGGCAGAGCCGCTTCGGGTTCCGGTATGCGCGTTGCCTTCGGCATTCTCGGCGCTGCCGGAATTATTTTTTTGGCAGCGCTCCCTCCGCTTTCTGATGTTCAGAAACTGACCTTCAATGAATTGCGCGATATGCGCAAAGCTGAAAGAGAATCGGCAAATCCTGCTGTATCGTCTCATAAAGCTGATCCAACACATCAACAAACAATTTCAAATAAAACACAACAACACATTGCGGATTCACAATCTATCGACACGGAAGTGGATGTTTTTACAGAAATTGACGGCTCTGCGACCATTGTATCCATTCACCAAAAATACGATGTGCCGATCGATTATCTGATCCGCAAATTAGGGGTAAACGCATCGGACGCGGAAATTCAACTTGGGCAATTGGGCAAAACCAACGGTTTTACAATGGTTCAGGTTCAGGAATTCGTGCGTCGGTATGCGGCAAAATCCCATCACTGA
- the vorB gene encoding 3-methyl-2-oxobutanoate dehydrogenase subunit VorB, whose product MSTVKIRPKPVVIPELCKGCGRCIDACPKHCFHYGTDINPLSGLIPVEVDLDICNGCGLCFEACPEPFGMQQMFDSQKGYENGEVYKPATNHREMLKPHTIPDERIPLPEMPPLFIKGTYAAAIGALMAGCRHFYGYPITPSTEGAELMAKLLPKMDGVFVQAVSEVATVNMMYGCGGAGLPCMTFTSSPGFSLMLEGISYMIGAEVPGVFVNIMRGGPGLGNIGPEQSDIKLVCRGLGHGNTHAISLAASSPQEMMELSILAFELAFKYRNPVILLGDGYLGQISGKVNLPEYLVKPGLPEWAVFGDAEHRGNLICSIAISEAELEQHNRDLNRKYREMSENEQRADLFCCDDAEVLIVAANTPARMAKGAVQALREKGVKAGLFRPITMWPFPIDFLVPLLDHVQEILVVEASNGQLEDELRLALSHAHVPDTPFIDDIRHFGGVLPQKQEIIDKVLHTFIPVSK is encoded by the coding sequence ATGTCAACTGTCAAAATAAGACCTAAACCAGTGGTAATTCCCGAATTATGCAAAGGGTGCGGACGCTGCATCGATGCGTGCCCAAAGCATTGTTTTCATTACGGAACGGATATCAATCCGCTTTCCGGGTTGATCCCGGTTGAGGTGGATCTGGATATTTGCAACGGCTGCGGGCTGTGTTTCGAAGCCTGTCCCGAGCCGTTCGGGATGCAACAGATGTTCGATTCCCAAAAAGGGTATGAAAACGGCGAAGTTTACAAACCCGCCACCAATCACCGCGAAATGTTAAAACCGCACACCATTCCCGACGAAAGAATTCCGTTGCCGGAAATGCCGCCGCTATTTATCAAAGGCACTTACGCTGCCGCGATTGGCGCGTTGATGGCCGGCTGCCGCCATTTTTACGGCTATCCGATTACGCCATCCACCGAAGGTGCGGAGCTTATGGCAAAATTGCTGCCCAAAATGGACGGCGTGTTTGTGCAAGCCGTTAGCGAGGTTGCCACGGTAAATATGATGTATGGCTGCGGCGGAGCTGGTTTGCCGTGCATGACTTTTACATCGTCACCCGGATTTAGCCTGATGTTGGAAGGCATTTCGTACATGATCGGTGCGGAAGTGCCGGGCGTTTTTGTGAATATCATGCGCGGCGGTCCCGGATTGGGCAATATCGGCCCGGAACAATCGGATATCAAGTTGGTGTGCCGGGGATTGGGACACGGAAATACCCACGCCATTTCGCTGGCGGCATCTTCGCCGCAGGAAATGATGGAATTGAGCATTTTAGCGTTCGAGCTCGCGTTTAAATATCGCAATCCGGTGATTTTGCTCGGCGATGGTTACCTCGGGCAAATTTCCGGAAAAGTGAATTTACCGGAATATCTCGTAAAACCCGGACTGCCGGAATGGGCAGTTTTCGGCGATGCCGAACATCGCGGTAACCTTATTTGCTCCATTGCCATTTCCGAAGCGGAGCTGGAACAGCACAACCGCGATCTCAATCGCAAATACCGCGAAATGAGCGAAAACGAACAACGCGCCGATCTGTTCTGCTGTGACGATGCCGAAGTGCTGATTGTCGCGGCAAACACGCCCGCGCGAATGGCAAAAGGCGCGGTTCAGGCGTTGCGCGAAAAAGGTGTGAAAGCCGGATTGTTCCGCCCGATAACCATGTGGCCGTTCCCGATCGATTTTCTGGTGCCGCTGTTGGATCACGTTCAGGAAATTCTGGTGGTCGAAGCCAGCAACGGTCAACTGGAAGACGAGCTCCGGCTGGCGTTAAGCCACGCACATGTGCCGGATACGCCGTTTATCGATGACATCCGGCATTTTGGCGGCGTGCTGCCGCAGAAACAGGAAATCATCGATAAAGTGCTGCACACGTTTATTCCTGTTTCCAAATGA